ATGCCGAGCAAGCAGGGCGACAGCAACATGAACGCAGTGGAAAAAATCAGCGGCAAGGTGGACGTTAGCACCATCGCCTGCGGCGCGTTGCTGGCTATCCTGCTGTATATGGTGGGCATGCTGCTGCACCGTCTGATCGGCCTGCCGGCGCCGGTGGGCATGCTGTTCGCCGCCGTAGCGGTGAAGCTGGCGCACGGGGTGTCGCCGCGCATTCAGGAAGGTTCGCAGGTGGTGTACAAATTCTTCCGCACCGCCGTGACTTATCCGATCCTGTTCGCGGTCGGGGTGGCCATCACGCCGTGGCAGGAGCTGGTGGATGCGTTCACCGTCCAGAATCTGATCGTGATCGTCACGACCGTCAGCGCGCTGGTGGCGACCGGTTTCTTCGTCGGCAAGAAAATCGGCATGCACCCTATCGACGTGGCGATCGTCTCCTGTTGCCAGAGCGGGCAGGGTGGCACCGGCGACGTCGCGATCCTCACCGCCGGCAATCGCATGTCGCTGATGCCGTTCGCCCAGATCGCAACCCGTATCGGTGGCGCTATCAACGTCTCGCTGTCGCTGCTGGTGTTGGCCAAGTTCTTCGTATAACTCCTATAAATCCTTAGCGTTACTTTGCCTTTCCCCGCCCCCGCGGGGATTTTTTTTGCCCGCGCGCCGGCCAGACGCGCGGGCAGGGGAAACGCCGGTTATGCCGCCTGTTTCATGGCGGCGTCGTACCAAGCGAAGTAGCGCTCTACGCCGCGGCGGCCGGATTCGATCAGCGCGCGTTTCTTCTCCTCGCTGATGCCGAACTCCAGCGTGCCGACGTCGAGCGTGTCGACATACACGGTGCGTTTCCAATCATCGCTGTCCAGATGCACCTTGGTTTGGATGTCCAGCATCACGTTGGCCACCGCCAGGGTGAAATCAAACAGGTTGTTGACCGGCGTGCGCGGGCCGGCCTGGCCGGCGGCCTGGGCGATTTCGCTGGCGGAGTCGAGGCGAATGCCCAGCGTGCGGGTGTTGATGCGCTGGCTGGCGCTGTCGATGTAAGGCGGCGTGGCGGAGAAGTCATAGTCGAACAGACGCACCGGATAGTTGTCGATCATGCCGCCGTCGATGCACAGATCGCCCAGGGTATTGTTCTTCGCTACGAAGGCGAACGGGAACGACATCGAAATGCGCAGGCCGTCCGCTACTTTCATGCGCGGCGTAGTGCGGTGCGAATAAACTTCGCGTTGGCCGCTGTTGAGGTTAGCGCCGATAAAGTAAATCGACTTGAACCCTTTCGCCGCCTTCATCGCTTCGAACTGCTCGAACGTAATATCCGGGTTTCCGGTATATTGCTTGATAATATCGCGCGACCATTGATAGAAATAATCGCCGGGCGCGATGCCGTATTGATTGAACAGGCGATAGGCGTCCTGGATCGTACCGAAAAAGCCGCCGTTATAATCGAGGAATTTTTTAAAATCCATCGCCGACAGAATTTTGGTGACGTCCGCCGAGCTGCAGCCCAGGCCGACCAGCAGCGCGGCGATGGCGCCCGCCGAGGCGCCGGAGGTTTGCTTGATCTGCGGCATGATGCCTTTGGCTTCCAGCAGTTCCAGCGCGCCGCCATAGGCGATGCCTTTTACGCCGCCGCCTTCAAAGACCAGGTTTTCGAATTGATAGCTCATGTTATTTCCTTACTCGTGGTTTAGGGAGTAAGGAAAATAACCAAGTGGCGAACGAGAAAATATTGATTGGGGTTGTGTGGGGCGGCAAACAAAATTATTCACAATAAATATATTATTTATATATTTATCAAAGGCATTTATTAAACAGGCGCATCGGGCTTTTTGCGTCAATACTTAGCGCTGTTCAATTCTCGCAAGGAGTCATCATGTTCTGGAAACGTTGTCTGCTGGGCGCGGCGCTGGCCGTTATGTCATTACAGGCCGGGGCCGCCGCGCCGCAGGCCAAAACCCCGACGCCGGGATTCTACCGCATCATGCTGGGCAGTTTTGAAGTGACCGCGTTGTCCGATGGCATCATTCGCCTGCCGGCGGACAAGCTGTTGCTGAACAGTACGCCGCAGCAGATCGCCGCCGGGTTGGCCGAGCGGCATCAAAGCCTGCCGGTGGTCACCTCGGTCAATGCCTATCTGATCAACACCGGCGACAAGCTGGTGATGATTGACAGCGGCGCCGGCCAACTGCTGGGCGACGGCCTGGGCAAGCTGGTGGATAACCTGCGCGCGGCGGGCTACCAGCCGGAGCAGGTGGATGAAATCTACCTGACCCACATGCACCCGGATCACCTCGGCGGCCTGACGCACGACGGCAAGGCGGCATTCCCCAATGCGGTGGTGCGCGCCGCCAGCCAGGACGCGGACTTCTGGCTGAGCGCGGACCAACTGAAACAGGCCAAAGCAGAGAGTAAAAGCAACTTCGAACGGGCCCAGGCGGCGATCAAGCCGTACCAGGCGACC
Above is a window of Serratia nematodiphila DZ0503SBS1 DNA encoding:
- a CDS encoding patatin-like phospholipase family protein — protein: MSYQFENLVFEGGGVKGIAYGGALELLEAKGIMPQIKQTSGASAGAIAALLVGLGCSSADVTKILSAMDFKKFLDYNGGFFGTIQDAYRLFNQYGIAPGDYFYQWSRDIIKQYTGNPDITFEQFEAMKAAKGFKSIYFIGANLNSGQREVYSHRTTPRMKVADGLRISMSFPFAFVAKNNTLGDLCIDGGMIDNYPVRLFDYDFSATPPYIDSASQRINTRTLGIRLDSASEIAQAAGQAGPRTPVNNLFDFTLAVANVMLDIQTKVHLDSDDWKRTVYVDTLDVGTLEFGISEEKKRALIESGRRGVERYFAWYDAAMKQAA
- a CDS encoding MBL fold metallo-hydrolase → MFWKRCLLGAALAVMSLQAGAAAPQAKTPTPGFYRIMLGSFEVTALSDGIIRLPADKLLLNSTPQQIAAGLAERHQSLPVVTSVNAYLINTGDKLVMIDSGAGQLLGDGLGKLVDNLRAAGYQPEQVDEIYLTHMHPDHLGGLTHDGKAAFPNAVVRAASQDADFWLSADQLKQAKAESKSNFERAQAAIKPYQATGHFKPFSGDGELSPGIAAFAAHGHTPGHSVYQVTSQGKKLLLLGDLIHVAAVQLPHPKVAISFDSDAKAAVAQRLRIFGDSARQNELVGGAHLSFPGLGYLNRQGDGYTWVPLNYGAL